Proteins co-encoded in one Kribbella solani genomic window:
- a CDS encoding phosphatase PAP2 family protein, producing the protein MNRWLFGQINEFAEATPWLHGPAQAYANYGVVLFGVLLVAGWWVARRSGQVKGVAAAIAAGGATLLAVAVNQPIVHAVHEARPYTTLPNILVLANRSTDPSFPSDHATMAGAVAVGLWIVNRRLGIIAAAAAVLMAFTRVYIAAHFPADVVAGLLLGGIVALGTWLLLRRPLTWAVEAVATTRLRPVLVDVRRPRLP; encoded by the coding sequence GTGAATCGCTGGTTGTTCGGGCAGATCAACGAGTTCGCGGAGGCCACGCCGTGGCTGCACGGCCCGGCCCAGGCGTACGCGAACTACGGCGTCGTACTGTTCGGCGTGCTCCTGGTCGCGGGCTGGTGGGTGGCGCGGCGATCCGGGCAGGTGAAGGGGGTGGCCGCGGCGATCGCGGCGGGTGGTGCGACCCTGTTGGCTGTGGCTGTGAATCAACCGATCGTGCACGCGGTGCACGAGGCACGCCCGTACACGACGCTGCCGAACATCCTGGTGCTCGCGAACCGGAGCACCGACCCGTCGTTCCCGTCGGACCACGCGACGATGGCCGGCGCGGTCGCGGTCGGGCTGTGGATCGTGAACCGGCGGCTCGGGATCATCGCGGCCGCCGCCGCGGTGCTGATGGCGTTCACCCGGGTGTACATCGCGGCGCACTTCCCGGCCGATGTCGTGGCCGGCCTGCTGCTGGGCGGGATTGTTGCCCTCGGCACCTGGTTGTTGCTGCGCCGGCCACTGACCTGGGCGGTCGAGGCGGTCGCGACGACCAGGTTGCGTCCGGTGCTGGTCGACGTCCGGCGGCCGCGCCTGCCATGA
- a CDS encoding BlaI/MecI/CopY family transcriptional regulator has translation MPASRSQSRGRGDLEQQVFAALAAGGRAMTTTDVRDALGGELAYTTVMTVLARMATKGLATRKRVGRSYAYTAVVDAAEVTAHQIHRLLDERGDRAAVLTRFARGLSREESQLLVDLLATDERAS, from the coding sequence GTGCCGGCATCCCGGAGCCAGAGTCGCGGGCGGGGCGATCTGGAGCAGCAGGTGTTCGCCGCGCTGGCCGCGGGCGGCCGGGCGATGACCACCACCGACGTACGTGACGCGCTCGGCGGTGAGCTGGCGTACACGACCGTGATGACCGTGCTGGCGCGGATGGCCACGAAGGGCCTCGCGACCCGGAAGCGCGTCGGCCGTTCGTACGCGTACACGGCTGTTGTCGACGCGGCGGAGGTCACGGCGCATCAGATCCATCGGCTGCTGGACGAGCGCGGCGATCGCGCGGCGGTGCTGACTCGGTTCGCCCGCGGGCTGTCCCGGGAGGAGTCCCAGCTGCTGGTGGATCTCCTGGCGACCGACGAGCGGGCGTCATGA
- a CDS encoding M56 family metallopeptidase, with product MTTAAALGLIAIVGYALIAPAASRRLVPSVATVLLVVGNLLAAASGVFILAVLAFTWIGQFPLVAQQGAWSPAALRSDSPVPAWPAAVSGCLVMIALGSFLVAGLRQARALIAVHRACRGLRPVGDLVVLDDERPDAFSTPQPAGRVIVTSGLLRALDHRERKVLLAHENSHLAHHHAWWNLAAGLTAAVNPLLRPAARAAATAAERWADEDAARAVGDRRLVAETLVRVVQLQTHFTPSAPAAGQPVAGATGGDLEARVRGLLAPPPRRRPVLIVAAIAVFAIGSLPAAAVQHTGESLFEHAERPAAVHHT from the coding sequence ATGACGACCGCCGCGGCGCTCGGGCTGATCGCGATAGTTGGGTACGCGTTGATCGCGCCGGCCGCGAGCCGGCGGTTGGTGCCGTCGGTCGCGACGGTGCTGCTGGTCGTGGGCAATCTGCTCGCGGCGGCCAGTGGGGTGTTCATCCTTGCCGTGCTGGCGTTCACGTGGATCGGGCAGTTCCCGCTGGTCGCGCAGCAGGGCGCGTGGTCGCCTGCGGCGCTTCGGAGCGACAGTCCGGTGCCGGCTTGGCCTGCCGCGGTGAGCGGTTGTTTGGTGATGATCGCGCTTGGATCGTTCCTGGTCGCTGGGCTGCGTCAGGCGCGGGCGCTGATCGCCGTACATCGCGCGTGCCGCGGGCTTCGGCCGGTTGGCGATCTGGTCGTACTGGACGATGAGCGGCCGGATGCTTTCAGTACGCCGCAACCGGCCGGACGGGTGATCGTGACGAGCGGTTTGCTGCGCGCGCTCGATCATCGCGAGCGGAAGGTACTGCTCGCGCATGAGAACTCGCATCTGGCGCATCATCACGCCTGGTGGAACCTGGCAGCCGGGCTGACCGCCGCCGTCAACCCACTCCTGCGTCCAGCCGCACGCGCCGCCGCGACCGCCGCCGAGCGCTGGGCCGACGAAGACGCCGCGCGAGCAGTAGGCGACCGACGATTGGTCGCCGAGACACTGGTCCGCGTTGTTCAGTTACAAACTCACTTCACCCCCTCGGCGCCGGCCGCCGGTCAGCCTGTTGCCGGGGCGACTGGGGGTGATCTGGAGGCTCGGGTTCGGGGGTTGCTTGCTCCGCCGCCGCGTCGTCGGCCGGTGTTGATTGTGGCCGCGATCGCCGTCTTCGCAATCGGTTCGCTGCCGGCTGCAGCGGTGCAGCACACCGGCGAGAGCCTGTTCGAGCACGCCGAGCGCCCGGCGGCCGTACACCACACCTGA
- a CDS encoding TIGR03960 family B12-binding radical SAM protein, with the protein MTVESLFPRLEALLPGVQKPIQYVGGELNSVSKEWDAVSVRWALMYPDAYEVGLPNQGVQILYEVLNERDHILAERTYSVWPDMEQVMRDNAIPQFTLDSHRPVRAFDVFGLSFSTELGYTNMLTALDLAGIPLHAVDRTDEDPIVLAGGHAAFNPEPIADFVDAAVMGDGEEIVLAISEVIREWKDEGRPGGRDEVLLRLAKSGGVYIPKFFTVDYLPDGRIQRVTPNRPGVPFRTAKHTVMDLDAWPYPKKPLVPLAETVHERFSVEIFRGCTRGCRFCQAGMITRPVRERSITTIGAMVENGLKQSGFEEVGLLSLSSADHSEIADVAKGLGDQYEGSNVSLSLPSTRVDAFNITLANEFSRNGRRSGLTFAPEGGSDRMRKVINKMVTEEDLIRTVAAAYSHGWRQVKLYFMCGLPTETDEDVLAIADLAKKVIATGREASGRRDIRCTVSIGGFVPKPHTPFQWAAQLGSEETDARLAKLSAAIRSDKNYAKAIGFRYHDGKPGIVEGLLSRGDRRIGRVIEAVWRDGGRFDGWSEHFSYDRWIESTEKALADEPVDLAWYTTREREYAEVLPWDHLDSGLDRDWLWEDWQDSLEEDGAIEVEDCRWTPCFDCGVCPQMGTEIQIGPTGKKLLPLSVV; encoded by the coding sequence ATGACTGTCGAATCGCTGTTCCCCCGCCTGGAGGCGCTGCTGCCGGGTGTGCAGAAGCCGATTCAGTACGTCGGTGGTGAATTGAACTCGGTCAGCAAGGAGTGGGACGCGGTCAGCGTCCGCTGGGCCCTGATGTACCCGGACGCGTACGAGGTGGGACTGCCCAACCAGGGCGTCCAGATCCTGTACGAAGTGCTGAACGAGCGGGATCACATCCTGGCCGAGCGGACCTACTCGGTCTGGCCGGACATGGAGCAGGTGATGCGGGACAACGCGATCCCGCAGTTCACGCTGGACAGCCACCGGCCGGTGCGCGCGTTCGACGTGTTCGGGCTGTCGTTCTCGACCGAGCTCGGGTACACGAACATGCTGACCGCGCTGGACCTGGCCGGCATCCCGCTGCACGCGGTCGACCGCACCGACGAGGACCCGATCGTGCTGGCCGGTGGGCACGCGGCGTTCAACCCGGAGCCGATCGCCGACTTCGTCGACGCCGCGGTGATGGGTGACGGCGAGGAGATCGTGCTGGCGATCTCCGAGGTGATCCGGGAGTGGAAGGACGAGGGCCGCCCCGGTGGCCGGGACGAGGTGCTGCTCCGGCTGGCGAAGTCCGGCGGCGTGTACATCCCGAAGTTCTTCACCGTCGACTACCTTCCGGACGGCCGGATTCAGCGCGTCACGCCGAACCGTCCCGGCGTACCGTTCCGGACCGCGAAGCACACGGTGATGGACCTGGACGCGTGGCCGTACCCGAAGAAGCCGCTGGTACCGCTGGCCGAGACCGTGCACGAGCGGTTCTCGGTGGAGATCTTCCGCGGGTGTACGCGCGGCTGCCGGTTCTGCCAGGCGGGCATGATCACCCGGCCGGTGCGCGAGCGCAGCATCACCACGATCGGTGCGATGGTCGAGAACGGCCTGAAGCAGTCCGGGTTCGAGGAGGTCGGCCTGCTCAGCCTGTCGTCGGCCGACCACAGCGAGATCGCGGACGTCGCGAAGGGCCTCGGCGACCAGTACGAGGGCAGCAACGTCTCGCTGTCGCTGCCGTCGACCCGGGTCGATGCCTTCAACATCACGCTGGCGAACGAGTTCTCCCGCAACGGCCGGCGGAGCGGGCTGACGTTCGCGCCCGAGGGCGGCTCGGACCGGATGCGCAAGGTGATCAACAAGATGGTCACCGAGGAGGACCTGATCCGTACCGTCGCCGCCGCGTACAGCCACGGCTGGCGGCAGGTGAAGCTGTACTTCATGTGCGGTCTGCCGACCGAGACCGACGAGGACGTACTGGCGATCGCGGACCTGGCGAAAAAGGTGATCGCGACCGGGCGGGAGGCGTCCGGCCGGCGGGACATCCGCTGCACGGTGTCGATCGGCGGGTTCGTACCGAAGCCGCACACGCCGTTCCAGTGGGCCGCGCAGCTCGGCTCGGAGGAGACCGACGCCCGGCTGGCGAAGCTCAGCGCGGCGATCCGGTCGGACAAGAACTACGCGAAGGCGATCGGTTTCCGGTACCACGACGGCAAGCCCGGCATCGTCGAAGGCCTGCTGTCCCGCGGCGACCGTCGCATCGGCCGCGTGATCGAGGCGGTCTGGCGCGACGGCGGACGGTTCGACGGCTGGAGCGAGCACTTCTCGTACGACCGCTGGATCGAGAGCACCGAGAAGGCGCTCGCCGACGAGCCGGTCGACCTGGCCTGGTACACCACGCGGGAGCGCGAGTACGCCGAGGTACTGCCGTGGGACCACCTGGACTCCGGGCTGGACCGCGACTGGCTGTGGGAGGACTGGCAGGACTCACTCGAGGAGGACGGCGCGATCGAGGTGGAGGACTGCCGGTGGACACCGTGCTTCGACTGCGGCGTCTGCCCCCAGATGGGCACCGAAATCCAGATCGGCCCCACCGGCAAGAAGCTCCTACCTCTGTCGGTCGTCTAG
- the pcaD gene encoding 3-oxoadipate enol-lactonase has translation MRLNYVQTGPAEAPVVLLGSSLGADHRMWAPQLDVLSKRFRVVAFDHRGHGESEAPDGPYTIEDLGGDVLELLDTLGAEQASYVGISLGGAVGLWLAENAPERFHRFALICPPSNPAETPQPWIDRAAQVRAEGTKAIADATLGRWFRPEFTETAPVREMLLACPTEGYAACCEALSTTNLVPALGAITAPVLLITADSDTSVPPETVVPLAAQIPGAHLEIIENAAHLVTYSHPDVINPLLLAHLA, from the coding sequence ATGCGACTCAACTACGTGCAGACCGGTCCGGCCGAGGCGCCCGTGGTGCTGCTCGGCTCGTCGCTCGGCGCCGACCACCGGATGTGGGCGCCGCAGCTCGACGTACTGTCCAAGCGCTTCCGGGTGGTGGCGTTCGATCATCGCGGGCACGGTGAGTCCGAGGCGCCCGATGGCCCGTACACGATCGAGGACCTGGGCGGTGACGTCCTGGAACTGCTCGACACGCTCGGCGCGGAGCAGGCCTCGTACGTCGGGATCTCCCTCGGCGGCGCGGTCGGCCTCTGGCTGGCGGAGAACGCGCCGGAGCGGTTCCACCGGTTCGCGCTCATCTGCCCGCCGTCGAACCCGGCCGAAACCCCGCAACCGTGGATCGACCGGGCCGCTCAGGTACGGGCCGAGGGCACCAAGGCGATCGCCGACGCCACTCTCGGCCGCTGGTTCCGGCCTGAATTCACCGAGACCGCGCCCGTCCGCGAGATGCTTCTCGCCTGCCCGACCGAGGGCTACGCCGCCTGCTGCGAGGCCCTGAGCACCACCAACCTGGTCCCCGCCCTCGGCGCCATCACCGCCCCTGTACTCCTGATCACGGCCGACTCCGACACGTCCGTCCCACCGGAAACCGTCGTCCCGCTGGCCGCCCAGATCCCTGGCGCGCACCTCGAAATCATCGAAAACGCCGCCCATCTGGTCACCTATTCGCACCCCGACGTCATCAACCCGCTGTTGCTCGCCCACCTCGCCTGA
- a CDS encoding Lrp/AsnC family transcriptional regulator, whose product MDELDTALLRMLQNDARRTNREMAAELGIAPSTCLERIRGLRDRGVISGYHAAVDLKAIDRSTQAIISIKLRPQAMAVATAFQAYVMELPQTLAMFMVSGGADFLAHVAVKDTEALRDLVLALAKRQEIADIRSSVVFEHQRRTTIMPLTS is encoded by the coding sequence GTGGACGAACTTGATACGGCGCTGTTGCGGATGCTGCAGAACGACGCCCGCCGGACCAACCGGGAGATGGCGGCCGAGCTGGGGATCGCGCCGTCGACCTGCCTGGAGCGGATCCGCGGCCTGCGCGACCGCGGCGTGATCAGCGGGTACCACGCGGCCGTCGACCTGAAGGCGATCGACCGGTCGACCCAGGCGATCATCTCGATCAAGCTCCGGCCGCAGGCGATGGCGGTCGCGACCGCGTTCCAGGCGTACGTGATGGAGCTGCCGCAGACGCTCGCGATGTTCATGGTGTCCGGCGGCGCGGACTTCCTCGCCCATGTCGCGGTCAAGGACACCGAGGCGCTGCGCGATCTCGTCCTCGCGCTGGCGAAACGGCAGGAGATCGCCGACATCCGCAGTTCGGTCGTCTTCGAGCACCAGCGGCGCACGACGATCATGCCGTTGACTTCGTAG
- a CDS encoding DUF2000 family protein, which translates to MLTNKMVLVIANEAPLGEALNTAALLGVGLGRHHDDSVGPDTADGSGATHTGMSAYPIPVLRAPAAKLASLRARAATYAELTIHDMHQVAQQARTYDQMSATLSGTKPEDIQYLGLALYGPRAAVDSVTGSLPLYR; encoded by the coding sequence GTGCTGACGAACAAGATGGTCCTGGTGATCGCGAACGAAGCTCCCCTCGGCGAGGCCCTCAACACCGCCGCGCTGCTCGGCGTCGGCCTCGGTCGCCACCACGACGACAGCGTCGGCCCGGACACTGCCGACGGGTCCGGCGCGACGCATACCGGCATGTCGGCCTACCCGATTCCGGTACTCCGCGCGCCCGCCGCGAAACTCGCGTCCTTGCGCGCCCGCGCCGCGACGTACGCCGAGCTCACGATCCATGACATGCACCAGGTGGCACAGCAGGCCCGTACGTACGACCAGATGTCCGCGACGCTCAGCGGTACGAAGCCGGAGGACATCCAGTACCTGGGTCTCGCCCTGTACGGCCCGCGCGCCGCCGTCGACTCGGTCACCGGTTCGCTACCGCTCTATCGCTGA
- a CDS encoding sigma-70 family RNA polymerase sigma factor, whose amino-acid sequence MDPSERRDPEATGSRRVTVLEEYQSARGMLAGLAYRLLGSMHDTEDVLQEAYVRWSAADRTEVAEPRRYLTRVVTRLAIDVLRTRKARRESYVGEWLPEPVPATVLDLDDVSMALLHLMERLTPPQRAVYVLRTAFTLPYDEIAEILDRTPEDCRQLHRRALRSVDAEPRFQPSPAEQRRLLLDFVAAARDGDLPRLESMLKATATSYTDGGGLRRTARKPVTGRDRVATFFAHIYAHPEFTATPIDLVTGPALHVVVRGRPHILTVDRDADGITALRILANPEKLSAIER is encoded by the coding sequence GTGGACCCGTCTGAACGTCGCGACCCGGAGGCAACCGGATCTCGCCGGGTGACCGTACTGGAGGAGTACCAGTCGGCGCGCGGCATGCTCGCGGGCCTCGCGTACCGGCTGCTGGGCAGCATGCACGACACCGAGGACGTGCTGCAGGAGGCGTACGTACGCTGGTCCGCCGCCGATCGCACCGAGGTCGCCGAGCCGCGCCGCTACCTGACCCGGGTGGTGACGCGGCTGGCGATCGACGTACTCCGGACGCGAAAGGCACGCCGCGAGAGCTACGTCGGCGAATGGCTCCCGGAGCCGGTGCCCGCGACCGTACTCGACCTCGATGACGTGTCGATGGCGCTGCTGCACCTGATGGAGCGGCTGACCCCACCACAGCGGGCCGTGTACGTGTTGCGTACCGCGTTCACGCTCCCGTACGACGAGATCGCCGAGATCCTGGACCGTACGCCGGAGGACTGCCGGCAGCTGCACCGCCGGGCGCTCCGCTCGGTCGACGCCGAGCCGCGATTCCAGCCGTCGCCGGCGGAACAACGCCGGCTGCTGCTGGACTTCGTCGCCGCTGCCCGGGACGGCGACCTGCCCCGGCTCGAATCGATGCTCAAGGCAACGGCCACTTCGTATACCGACGGCGGCGGGCTGCGCCGGACGGCCCGGAAACCGGTGACCGGCCGGGACCGGGTGGCGACCTTCTTCGCGCACATCTACGCGCATCCCGAGTTCACCGCGACCCCGATCGACCTGGTCACCGGCCCGGCCCTGCATGTCGTCGTCCGCGGCCGGCCGCACATCCTGACCGTCGACCGCGACGCGGACGGCATCACCGCCCTCCGGATCCTCGCGAACCCGGAGAAGCTGTCAGCGATAGAGCGGTAG
- a CDS encoding carboxymuconolactone decarboxylase family protein yields MNFSQVSPRGFKAVYGVENYVQSVLDQTLLHLIKVRASMLNGCAYCLNMHTTDALKEGETSQRLFGLAAWRESSFYDERERVALALTDAVTILERTGVPDEAWDGVVEHFGEEGAANVLLAIGTINLWTRLNVATRRQPDLAG; encoded by the coding sequence ATGAACTTCAGCCAGGTTTCGCCGCGCGGTTTCAAAGCGGTGTACGGCGTGGAGAACTACGTGCAGAGCGTCCTGGACCAGACGCTGCTGCACCTGATCAAGGTCCGCGCGTCGATGCTCAACGGCTGCGCCTACTGCCTGAACATGCATACCACCGATGCCCTGAAGGAAGGCGAGACCAGCCAGCGCCTGTTCGGTCTGGCTGCGTGGCGGGAGTCGTCGTTCTACGACGAGCGCGAACGCGTCGCGCTGGCGCTGACCGATGCGGTCACGATCCTCGAGCGCACCGGCGTACCCGACGAGGCGTGGGACGGAGTCGTGGAGCACTTCGGCGAGGAGGGTGCCGCGAACGTCTTGCTTGCGATTGGCACCATCAACCTGTGGACCCGTCTGAACGTCGCGACCCGGAGGCAACCGGATCTCGCCGGGTGA
- a CDS encoding DUF6790 family protein: MDTTTYLIKTCTPLLWIVIACAGALLRSRGIDGRAARLEIWQRWWAIAALGCGSLWMTLSFLTIGDYMADTIGFTRSPFQFEIAFANLALAVAAFRAASGSARERLTVGLVAAAFLWGATIGHVHQWFAYGNHQPGNGGGILVYDVGIPAVMILLAVAQSRARAPQPVLA; the protein is encoded by the coding sequence ATGGACACCACGACCTACCTGATCAAGACGTGTACGCCGCTGCTCTGGATCGTGATCGCCTGCGCCGGAGCGCTGCTCCGGTCTCGCGGCATCGACGGTCGGGCCGCCAGACTGGAGATCTGGCAGCGCTGGTGGGCGATCGCCGCCCTCGGCTGCGGCAGCCTGTGGATGACGCTGTCGTTCCTGACCATCGGCGACTACATGGCGGACACGATCGGCTTCACCAGGAGCCCGTTCCAGTTCGAGATCGCCTTCGCCAACCTGGCGCTGGCCGTCGCCGCGTTCCGGGCCGCGTCCGGTTCCGCGCGCGAGCGGCTGACGGTCGGCCTGGTCGCCGCGGCCTTCCTCTGGGGCGCCACGATCGGCCACGTCCACCAGTGGTTCGCGTACGGCAACCACCAGCCCGGCAATGGCGGCGGCATTCTCGTGTACGACGTCGGCATCCCCGCGGTGATGATCCTGCTGGCCGTCGCCCAGTCCCGTGCACGGGCACCGCAGCCGGTACTCGCGTGA
- a CDS encoding MarR family winged helix-turn-helix transcriptional regulator, translated as MDDGLGDLLHRVVALLGDAARKHGGEEGGLTYSQLRLLGSVEDVEPATQHRLAQVLGVSDPAVSRALRPLEEKGLVRITQDPRHARRRLVELTPAGRTAYHTIGKPLAEALRRALAAEDFPYDRYLADTLRLAEILESS; from the coding sequence GTGGACGACGGACTTGGGGATCTGCTGCACCGGGTGGTCGCACTGCTCGGCGACGCGGCGCGCAAACACGGCGGCGAGGAGGGCGGCCTGACGTACAGCCAGCTGCGGCTGCTGGGGTCGGTCGAGGACGTGGAGCCGGCCACGCAGCATCGGCTGGCTCAGGTGCTCGGCGTTTCGGATCCGGCGGTCAGCCGGGCGTTGCGGCCGCTGGAGGAGAAGGGCCTGGTCCGCATCACCCAGGATCCGCGGCATGCTCGCCGGCGCCTGGTCGAACTCACGCCGGCCGGGCGGACGGCGTATCACACGATCGGCAAACCGCTCGCGGAAGCGCTCCGCCGGGCGCTGGCGGCGGAGGACTTCCCGTACGACCGCTATCTGGCCGACACGCTCCGGCTGGCCGAGATCCTCGAATCGTCCTGA